A DNA window from Castanea sativa cultivar Marrone di Chiusa Pesio chromosome 7, ASM4071231v1 contains the following coding sequences:
- the LOC142643463 gene encoding chromatin remodeling protein SHL-like isoform X2 has protein sequence MAKPKAPRRTLDSYTVKHINKTVKAGDCVLMRPSDPAKPSYVAKIEGIEADGRGTNVKVHVRWYYRPEESIGGRRQFHGSKEVFLSDHYDLQSADTIEGKCTVHSFKSYTKLDAVGNDDFFCRFEYNSSTGAFNPDRVAVYCKCEMPYNPDDLMVQCEGCSDWFHPACINMSAEEAKRLDHFYCENCSSEGQKKLQNSHTASRHLDTKIGRV, from the exons ATGGCAAAACCAAAAGCTCCGAGACGAACCCTTGACTCTTACACAGTCAAACACATCAACAAAACCGTCAAAG CTGGAGACTGCGTGCTGATGCGGCCGTCGGATCCGGCGAAGCCGTCGTACGTGGCGAAGATCGAGGGGATCGAAGCGGACGGTCGCGGCACCAACGTGAAGGTTCACGTGAGGTGGTATTACCGGCCGGAGGAGTCGATCGGTGGCCGGAGACAGTTTCACGGATCGAAGGAGGTGTTTCTATCGGACCACTACGATTTGCAGAGCGCCGACACGATTGAAGGGAAGTGCACGGTTCATAGCTTCAAGAGCTACACGAAGCTTGACGCCGTTGGAAACGACGACTTCTTCTGTCGTTTCGAATACAATTCTTCCACTGGTGCTTTCAATCCTGACCGTGTCGCCGT GTATTGCAAGTGTGAGATGCCTTACAACCCTGATGACCTAATGGTTCAGTGTGAAGGCTGTAGTGATTG GTTTCATCCTGCTTGTATCAACATGTCTGCGGAGGAAGCAAAAAGACTTGATCATTTCTACTGTGAAAATTGTTCCTCCGAAGGTCAGAAGAAGTTGCAGAATTCTCATACCGCTTCGAGACACTTGGATACAAAG ATAGGCAGGGTATGA
- the LOC142643463 gene encoding chromatin remodeling protein SHL-like isoform X1 gives MAKPKAPRRTLDSYTVKHINKTVKAGDCVLMRPSDPAKPSYVAKIEGIEADGRGTNVKVHVRWYYRPEESIGGRRQFHGSKEVFLSDHYDLQSADTIEGKCTVHSFKSYTKLDAVGNDDFFCRFEYNSSTGAFNPDRVAVYCKCEMPYNPDDLMVQCEGCSDWFHPACINMSAEEAKRLDHFYCENCSSEGQKKLQNSHTASRHLDTKVETKRRRR, from the exons ATGGCAAAACCAAAAGCTCCGAGACGAACCCTTGACTCTTACACAGTCAAACACATCAACAAAACCGTCAAAG CTGGAGACTGCGTGCTGATGCGGCCGTCGGATCCGGCGAAGCCGTCGTACGTGGCGAAGATCGAGGGGATCGAAGCGGACGGTCGCGGCACCAACGTGAAGGTTCACGTGAGGTGGTATTACCGGCCGGAGGAGTCGATCGGTGGCCGGAGACAGTTTCACGGATCGAAGGAGGTGTTTCTATCGGACCACTACGATTTGCAGAGCGCCGACACGATTGAAGGGAAGTGCACGGTTCATAGCTTCAAGAGCTACACGAAGCTTGACGCCGTTGGAAACGACGACTTCTTCTGTCGTTTCGAATACAATTCTTCCACTGGTGCTTTCAATCCTGACCGTGTCGCCGT GTATTGCAAGTGTGAGATGCCTTACAACCCTGATGACCTAATGGTTCAGTGTGAAGGCTGTAGTGATTG GTTTCATCCTGCTTGTATCAACATGTCTGCGGAGGAAGCAAAAAGACTTGATCATTTCTACTGTGAAAATTGTTCCTCCGAAGGTCAGAAGAAGTTGCAGAATTCTCATACCGCTTCGAGACACTTGGATACAAAG GTGGAAACAAAACGGCGTCGGAGGTGA